TCTAAAGGTTATTTAGAAACATGATGGGCAGACGTGAGGTAAAACAACATGATTTACTTTTGCATTTGTACATCCATTTTTGGTCCTAGAGTTAATAACTTAACTGTGATACAATTTGAGAAGTTATAATCTAGACAAAAggcttttatgtttttttattttaatactcACATAATGCATTATTTCCTCTTTTATCAGATTTCTGCTTGATTGATTGGTGGAACTTTCTTTCCCTAGATTgccattattttctttttgtgtgTATAAGTGTTTGTGCGTGTATGTATGTGTAAAATCTTTTGGTGACAATAAATTTATGGCGGTCCCTACTGCATTAGATCCCTGCTTTATGAGGGTTAGGGGAAAGATATGTTTATCTATTTTCTGTGTGTCTTCTAGTCACAAAGGCTAATCTTACCATGGTGCCAAGGCTTGCCTTTCTAGAATATATGGCATGAAGTATAAGATGCCTCTACAATCATATTTActgttcactttttttttttacttatatttttttCCTCCTTTTCCTTGGTTCCGAAATATGTTATAGCggatgaagaagaaaaacacATTAGGAGGAACTAAGGTAGATTTATGGTTTATTTTAGAATCTTACGTCTTATTTCAATGTGAAAGGAAATTTGGTAGTCTTCTACCCAAACATATGATACcgcctttttttttaatctcgTGAACATTCACATTGCAGATGCCATCCCTACAACAAAAGCCATGCTCTTGCAAATATACGTTGCTATGAAAGCTATGCCATGGTACTGTGCTCTTCCATCTCTTTCTGAGTACATGGTCGAAAATGGGTGGACAAAATGTTTTGCAAGGGTATCTGATGTTGGTTGGTTTGCCTACATCATGTATTTGATTGCATATCTTGTTGTGGTGGAATTTGGGATTTACTGGATGCACAGAGAATTGCATGATATAAAACCTCTATACAAGTATCTTCATGCAACCCATCACGTCTATAACAAGCAGAATACTCTTTCTCCCTTTGCTGGTGAGTTCTAAAACCATTCAATTTGAGTCTATGGTCTATTTTATGTTGTCAGAATTGAGCATTTATGGGATTATTAAGTAAAGTATGTCcttcagaaaaaaaaagtaaagcaATGTAGAAATTTACATCTGCCTCTGATTAAGCTCACCGGAGACAGCCTGGCAGGGAAGTGTAGTCATCTGGACTTTGCTTTCTGCTCTAAACATCCACCTTTGTTAAGGTGAAGAAGTTGTTTGCCTCTAGAAGTTGTAACACCAAGATTTCTAATTGTAAAGTGGTAGCCTTGTAGTTCTAAGTAGACTTTGAGTGTTTGGTGTCCTGTGTCTGAGGAAAGGGGAATAGAATGAGAAACTAGGAATGCAGGAGCATTTTGTTCCTTGCTTTTCAGGAATGGTTATTCTTCGTCTTTCTTCAGTAATGGTAAAATGCTCAATATCTTTAGTCTTGCTTTCTATTTGGAATTATATTCAGTTTTATGAGATTCCACAGCTAGCAAAGCACCTTTTTACTAGGCTCTACTTTAGAGATTAATTGGAAATTATCGGTTTACTTTAGGTTTGGCATTTCACCCACTTGACGGAATACTGCAAGCAGTGCCCCATGTTATAGCTCTCTTCATCATTCCTACACATTTTACGTCTCACATAGGTCTCTTATTTCTCGAGGCCATATGGACAGCAAACATTCATGACTGCATCCATGGCAAGCTATGGCCTGTTATGGGTGCCGGATATCACACTATCCACCATACTACATACCGGCATAATTACGGCCATTATACTATATGGATGGACTGGATGCATGGTACCCTTCGTGACCCCGAGGAAGATGCAATATCGAAGGTGAAATGATACACACCTGTATGCCTTGACATTATGGTTGGTACATTGTCAGTACTTTGTTGGGTTGGCGTCCTTTGCTTTGAGTGCTTTGATATCTGTCTTCTGCATGTGTTCAACTATGTTTGTGCTTTTTAACTGAGAAGGATTATTTGTAGAGAAGATTTATTTTGGATGCTAGGACAAAGCTCTATGCTTAATAAACTAGCTACTAGAATAGACTAAGGCGCATATCGCATGTATTCAGTCTGATTAATAGCTATTGtgcaattttattttcttggtttCATTAATCTGATTAGAGCTCTAGACCAAATATAGTATCGCACAAGTAGGCTTAAAAAAGCTACAAAATCCCAAACACAAAGCAGCCTACAATAAGGTCAAGGCCTACAATAGAAAAACCCTAAGCTTTCTAAGATCGGGATAGAGTTAGTCTGCTGCAGCCTAGGACAATGCCGATGAGGGGAAGCAGTAGAGGTTGTTGATGACCAATCTAAGATTAATGAAGCAAAAAGACCAAAATATCAGCCTTGAAGCCCCAATTCGGTTTTGAACATCAATAGCCGAAGCGTCGAAGCACCACGAAACACAGCTGAAGGAGGTTGTTTGAGCCTTGAAAAGGGATACTAAATAGAGCTAGGGAAATAGAGCTCATAGGCGATATGTGCCCTTTGAGGATCAACTATCCAGAACTAGGGACGTAAACGGGTAGGTTTAtgtgaaaattaaactattcgAATTTGAGTTATATTTGAACCGAttctgattaaaaattaatttaaactatttaaattcattttaaatctgattattatttgaattttattcgAACCTGTTCAgtgttatatattttaattaataatttatataaaaaatatttttattaataattttcatttaaaaaatctaatatttttaaaaaatatttaaattttaatttttaaataaaaatataaaaaaaatttataaatatttttataaaatatatttttatattaaattaattatttatataaacgggttcggATATTCCAACTGGATTCGAACTTATAAcgggtattattttttaaatttgaatatgtCCTGAACtcaattataactatttaaatttattctattagGATTCGGTAAGATTGGATATTCAAAAACATCCGATCTGTTGCCGTCCTATCAACGGATCATGCTATAGAACCTGGAGGCTCTTAGCAACAGAGCTTAAAGGACGCAACCCCTCATGGTCCAGGTAGAATTATGTCCAAGGGAGGCTAGGAACCATTAAAGGATTTGTTGATGAAGCACAATGAATTTGCTCGTAAGCCGCACAAGCAAACACAAAAAAAAACTGGAAAACCCGTAGATATAAGATTTCCTTCTCCTACTTCACTGGTTCTGCATCATTCTATCAAATGAAATAGTTGTGAATGAACGTTTGGTATGATAGTAATTCAGTTTAATTAGGATGATATTGTGGATTATAtactataaatatataaatactcaaTAATACTAaagttatattatatttatagaaCATATGTTTTtggatttaataatttttattaattcagaGATAACAAATGAAAGTAATACTAaagttatattatattatagaatatatgttttgaatttaataatttttattaatttagagaTAACAAATGAAAAAACAGATTTCTATTTGTTCGTTGATAGATAGTTTAATAGTTAGAGATAAGAATGAAgaaattctatatatatatacatttgcTTATTAAGtcttttcttaattatattttaattgaactgTTAGTCCCTCAAGTTTCAGATAtattatttatgttatttttttttatctctaatttatgTCTACTCTTATGTATGTAttggattatttttattttattttaatattttttataatatgttgTTAAGTgtttgatatatttatttaaattttaagttatttaaaatttaaaggttaagtaatttttttactattaaattagttttatttatatttatatttaatttcattttttttaatattttatacaatGTCTATGCAAAcatttttgtaaatattaaaggtgctaaatttttattttttaaattattttatttaataaaatataattaattagaaaataataaaaaagtcaaGTGGAAtgacaaataataaattttatattttgtgaaaatatttgaattattttatactttttcatttttatggaaattattatatattttaataaaaatttaatttaatttttattaatatactatttattaatttatagtgTGATATTATAATCtttgtatatatttatattatatattgaatttcataataatatattacattttattttaattgataaaatatactgtaaaaataacatatttttacTTTCAAAAGAAAGGatttattatatcataatatataatatgattgtaatattttttttctcttattaatatatatatatatatttatctatttaattgttttattttaaataaagttaaattgcattttttagaaataatatttagtcttttttatatatattttaaattaatttaaatgataaattcattaataattaaaaaaataaagatatacgttaatatatatatatatattacatgtaatttatttttctcttttatcacttttattttgttatcatattttattttttaaaaatatatataatttatattaatttttaataataagtaaaaaaataaaaaaaataaaatatattttatttaatgaagCAAAAACTTTTgagaaaaaatcaaaattttgaaataaatattatataaataatatatttaaatattaaataatcatgaaaaataatataaaaataatagttttgataatataaaattattagataatgcattgctgttttaattataataattatattttatttttaaagtaaaaataattgttattattaaaattaatttaaagttgataaataaatatgtaaagTTTAAGGTATACATGaatagtataaaaatttaaattttgagatAAGAAATTATAGGATAATAAATGACAATATAACTCGGATAATGacaaactaatttttaattaagaatattaaaatattaaaataattataatgatgttaaattattagataataaatctaaatttataaaattaaaattataagataataattaaattaaattaattaaaataattttaagaatcaattatcaattatatattaaaaaaattgaacaattttaatataatctaaatttttttatgcaattataaaaaattaataattttaattatataaaattatcatacaATAAATTGttgctttaattatttataattatatttaaattttaaagtggacaataatttttattatagtaatttatttaaattaattaattatatatatatatatattaaaaaatcaaaattttgatataaaattattaaaataacacattaattctgaaaaataataaaaaattaacttaaaaattattaaaagaatataaattattaagattataattttaaatgttaaccattttaaattttttaaaaattaattatatgtatatattgataattataaaatattaataaatttagtaatattatattataagataataagttgtttatattattacatattatattgaaaatttaaagtgaataataataattttattattttttaaatttatttaaaattaataaataattactttaattttagaacatacataaatagtaaaataaatattttgggataagattTTTGATAgtattaatctttttttttttttagaaaaagaataagataataaagtaattatataattaaatttttatatatttaaaagagttataaaaaatagtttatattagtataaattatttttaatgttttaaattaagtttcaaaataattatgataatttatttattatttttattattttttatatatatctcTTTATCCTAAAAATTTTTAACataatgttttaatttataaatattaattatttttagtatgattcattttatttatatttgcaTAGTTAATTTTTAGAtggtattattaaaaaaagtgaataattctactatttattttaatatttataaaaaatttaaattaattataattttatgttattttatattaatccttatattttattaattgtgttctttattttttataatatcaataattatttaaaaactattttatatataaaatataatatatatatatatatataaagttatgaatagtattGACAACGTACAAAGTatgttaattaatattaattttaataataataataattttttttgagatGAAAATTAGAATATGAGATATCTCACCCGTTTTAAAAAACctggtttagtgaaatgtaatctttcgtccctctgtttagtgaaatgtaatctttcgtccctctgtttagtgaaatgtaatctttcgtccctctgttttaaaaaaccttcaatttagtcactgtggaTTTTTAAAGACTATgccattagtccctcccgttagattttcagttaaatcacagttaattttagttaaaagactaaaatatccATATCAGTTTCTTCTTCAATACTTTCCACGACTTTgtacattttctttctttctctctccagaaagaaaaaaaaaattctttttgcCTTTTTATTCTGTGATTTTTAACGCATCACATTTTTGCTATGGTGTTGAAGATCTGAGTTTTGCATATTCCGCTTATTAATTTGcaggtattttttatttttaatcttacGGTGGTGTTTGAACTGGGCAAAAGAAGGAGCAGCAATGTCAAACGTCTTATTCGTAGAGAAGAACCCAGAAGCCAAAATTTAGTTAGCAACCAAAAATCCATGCCTAGAAAAGAACCCACATCCAATTTTTCAGAAACTAGAACCAAAATTAACTTAGGGAAGAGGAATTATAAGCCAAAATTAGAAATGAGCAATGTTGGATATTTAATGCAAGGTAAAGCCAATCTtagaagtaaaaaagaaaagctGATGCTGAAAgatagaaaagagaagaaggatGGCTACTCCAGGTGAGTCGAAGTCTACAACACGGATCTTAGCACCAACTTCACCCAAAACCCGAGGCTCCACTCTATCATTCAGCGAAGCATCCCTGATTAAATCAACAGCATTGGCCTGGATCAAGCTATAGCGATCAACGGAGATGGTGGCTTCCACCTGCCGCTCGCTATGAGCCTCCTGATAAAACCCAGGAACCGAAGCCTTCCCCAAAGGAATCCCATGATACATGACAGTGAAATTAGACTCGCTGTACTTGATCCCTACCTTGTTGGGATTAACGGCAGTGAATAGCATGTGGATAGTTAAAGAGAGTGAAGTGGTGGTGGCGCCAGTGGTCATGGTGGTTGTGCCGATGGTCGGGTCAAGTGAATTGAGATTAGAAGCGGGGATGCCCATGTACTGGACCCCGACTTGTTGGAGATCGAACTCAGGTTTCTTAGGCTTGACGGTGAGAATAATGATAAGAAAGATAGCGAGAACAAGGAGAGCAAGGAAGGAGAAGAGAAGGAAGAGACAACAGCAGCAGCAGCCTTTCAAGGAGGCTGACTTGGAAGACGACGACGTTGGGTAGTAAGGATGGTGGTGGTGGGTGTTTGAACTCTGCGGTGGGCGTAATGGTCTGTGGTCACCATTCAGGCTAGTGCTTGGTTGTGTAGGTGGCGGCATTTCGAGGGATTAGTTTCCTCCGCCTAAAGCTGCCATTC
The Manihot esculenta cultivar AM560-2 chromosome 1, M.esculenta_v8, whole genome shotgun sequence genome window above contains:
- the LOC110613475 gene encoding delta(7)-sterol-C5(6)-desaturase, giving the protein MEDKYLQLFLDETSLYNDIVLGHLLPSSWWVSLPRFIQTWLRNYIAGTLLYFISGFLWCFYIYYLKRNVYLPKDAIPTTKAMLLQIYVAMKAMPWYCALPSLSEYMVENGWTKCFARVSDVGWFAYIMYLIAYLVVVEFGIYWMHRELHDIKPLYKYLHATHHVYNKQNTLSPFAGLAFHPLDGILQAVPHVIALFIIPTHFTSHIGLLFLEAIWTANIHDCIHGKLWPVMGAGYHTIHHTTYRHNYGHYTIWMDWMHGTLRDPEEDAISKVK
- the LOC110601424 gene encoding uncharacterized protein LOC110601424, encoding MPPPTQPSTSLNGDHRPLRPPQSSNTHHHHPYYPTSSSSKSASLKGCCCCCLFLLFSFLALLVLAIFLIIILTVKPKKPEFDLQQVGVQYMGIPASNLNSLDPTIGTTTMTTGATTTSLSLTIHMLFTAVNPNKVGIKYSESNFTVMYHGIPLGKASVPGFYQEAHSERQVEATISVDRYSLIQANAVDLIRDASLNDRVEPRVLGEVGAKIRVVDFDSPGVAILLLFSIFQHQLFFFTSKIGFTLH